Proteins encoded in a region of the Frondihabitans sp. 762G35 genome:
- a CDS encoding DUF2017 family protein produces the protein MPFQRRRDGLHLGLAEHERGLLRDLVGQLVTLLEEGDHADPALERLLPPGYTGDREAEEEFRRLTVDDLTEGKVRNARAVLASLDVDRRTPLDAATEQAWLRSLTDLRLTLAARLGTTAEGVIAPTSDDGRVLHSVYEWLGYVQEVLVRSLSR, from the coding sequence ATGCCGTTCCAGCGCCGGCGCGACGGCCTGCACCTCGGGCTCGCCGAGCACGAGCGCGGCCTGCTGCGCGACCTCGTCGGGCAGCTCGTCACCCTGCTCGAGGAGGGCGACCACGCGGATCCTGCTCTCGAGCGCCTGCTCCCGCCCGGGTACACGGGCGACCGGGAGGCGGAGGAGGAGTTCCGGCGCCTGACCGTCGACGACCTCACCGAGGGCAAGGTCAGGAACGCGCGAGCCGTCCTCGCGAGCCTCGACGTCGACCGCCGGACGCCCCTCGACGCGGCGACCGAGCAGGCCTGGCTGCGCTCCCTCACCGACCTGCGACTGACGCTCGCGGCGCGACTCGGCACGACCGCCGAGGGCGTCATCGCCCCGACGAGCGACGACGGCCGCGTGCTGCACTCCGTCTACGAGTGGCTCGGCTACGTCCAGGAGGTCCTGGTCCGGAGCCTGTCGCGCTGA
- a CDS encoding DUF2256 and DUF3253 domain-containing protein, translating into MPEPAEKTCRSCGRRIEWRAKWAKNWDEVAYCSDACRRRKVTRVDRDLESSILRLLDARAASSSICPSDAARDLLPDDEAWRELMEPARRAARRLVARGEVEITQGGSVVDPSTAKGPIRIRRPRH; encoded by the coding sequence GTGCCCGAACCCGCCGAGAAGACCTGCCGCTCCTGCGGCCGCCGCATCGAATGGCGCGCGAAGTGGGCGAAGAACTGGGACGAGGTCGCGTACTGCAGCGACGCGTGCCGCCGGCGCAAGGTGACGCGCGTCGACCGCGACCTGGAGTCGAGCATCCTGCGCCTCCTCGACGCGAGGGCGGCGTCGTCGTCGATCTGCCCGTCGGACGCCGCCCGCGATCTCCTCCCCGACGACGAGGCCTGGCGGGAGCTGATGGAGCCGGCCCGTCGCGCCGCGAGGCGCCTCGTGGCGCGGGGCGAGGTCGAGATCACCCAGGGCGGATCGGTCGTCGACCCGTCGACGGCGAAGGGCCCGATCCGGATCCGGCGCCCGCGGCACTGA
- the purU gene encoding formyltetrahydrofolate deformylase, whose protein sequence is MTDERDPETHWTLTLVCEDRPGIVHAISGAVVDAGGNITESQQFSSHDTGTFFMRLQVVAGIGREAFEAALAPVAERYGMDWKLDVVGRPLRTLVLASKAAHCVNDLLFRQRAGQLPVEIPLILANHPDLAGLAAFYGVPFEHRAVVDADSKTAFERRILDLVDEHDVELVVLARYMQILSPELCDALGGRAINIHHSFLPGFKGANPYRQAHARGVKLIGATAHFVTSDLDEGPIIEQNVVRVDHTQGPADLMAIGQDEESRTLTQAVRWFAEDRVLLDGARTIVFR, encoded by the coding sequence GTGACCGACGAACGCGACCCCGAGACGCACTGGACCCTCACGCTCGTCTGCGAGGACCGCCCCGGGATCGTCCACGCGATCAGCGGCGCCGTCGTCGACGCGGGCGGCAACATCACCGAATCGCAGCAGTTCTCCAGCCACGACACCGGCACCTTCTTCATGCGCCTCCAGGTCGTGGCAGGCATCGGGCGAGAGGCGTTCGAGGCCGCGCTCGCCCCGGTCGCCGAGCGCTACGGGATGGACTGGAAGCTCGACGTGGTCGGCCGCCCCCTCCGCACCCTGGTGCTCGCGAGCAAGGCCGCCCACTGCGTCAACGATCTGCTGTTCCGGCAGCGGGCCGGCCAGCTCCCGGTCGAGATCCCCCTGATCCTCGCGAACCACCCCGACCTGGCCGGACTGGCCGCCTTCTACGGCGTGCCGTTCGAGCACCGCGCCGTCGTCGACGCCGACTCAAAGACCGCCTTCGAACGCAGGATCCTCGACCTCGTCGACGAACACGACGTCGAGCTGGTCGTCCTGGCCCGCTACATGCAGATCCTCAGCCCCGAGCTGTGCGACGCCCTCGGCGGCCGCGCCATCAACATCCACCACTCGTTCCTCCCCGGGTTCAAGGGCGCCAACCCCTACCGCCAGGCGCACGCGCGCGGCGTCAAGCTGATCGGCGCCACGGCGCACTTCGTCACGAGCGACCTCGACGAGGGCCCGATCATCGAGCAGAACGTCGTCCGGGTCGACCACACGCAGGGGCCCGCCGACCTCATGGCGATCGGCCAGGACGAGGAGTCGCGCACCCTCACGCAGGCCGTCCGCTGGTTCGCCGAGGACCGCGTCCTCCTCGACGGGGCGCGCACGATCGTGTTCCGGTAG
- a CDS encoding ATP-binding cassette domain-containing protein, giving the protein MSDGLVVADLTVGYRRRAPVLRGVGFEAPRGRITALIGANGSGKSTLLHSLLGLVPRSSGSVELDGVPLVDQQRWAVGFCADDLPLPELLTGAEFVRLMTSLRGVHVDAARLAALFSALNMRGAERRLLKEYSHGMKRKAQLLANVLHGPELLVLDEPFRGLDPESHALVLGLLDGYVETGRVVLLSTHDLRLASTLCRGAVIVEGGATRSLELDPGESLGDAVGSEAALAASDRARRFFELLDPGGFRDLPGASDAAVPG; this is encoded by the coding sequence GTGAGCGACGGTCTCGTCGTCGCCGATCTCACCGTCGGCTACCGGCGTCGCGCGCCCGTCCTCCGCGGGGTCGGGTTCGAGGCGCCCCGGGGCCGGATCACGGCGCTGATCGGGGCGAACGGCTCCGGCAAGTCGACCCTGCTGCACTCGCTCCTCGGGCTGGTTCCCCGCTCGTCGGGTTCTGTGGAGCTCGACGGCGTCCCGCTCGTCGATCAGCAGCGCTGGGCGGTCGGCTTCTGCGCCGACGACCTCCCGCTTCCGGAGCTCCTGACGGGGGCCGAGTTCGTCCGCCTGATGACGTCCCTCCGGGGAGTCCACGTCGACGCCGCGCGACTGGCCGCGCTCTTCTCCGCTCTCAACATGCGCGGCGCCGAGCGCCGACTGCTGAAGGAGTACAGCCACGGCATGAAGCGCAAGGCGCAGCTCCTCGCGAACGTCCTCCACGGGCCGGAGCTCCTCGTCCTCGACGAGCCGTTCCGCGGACTCGACCCGGAGTCGCACGCCCTCGTGCTCGGCCTGCTCGACGGCTACGTCGAGACCGGGCGCGTCGTCCTGCTGTCGACGCACGACCTCCGGCTGGCCTCGACCCTGTGCCGAGGCGCCGTCATCGTCGAGGGCGGTGCGACGCGCTCGCTCGAGCTCGACCCGGGGGAGTCGCTCGGCGACGCCGTCGGCTCGGAGGCGGCGCTCGCCGCGAGCGATCGCGCCAGGCGGTTCTTCGAACTGCTCGATCCGGGCGGGTTCCGCGATCTCCCCGGGGCGAGCGACGCGGCGGTGCCGGGGTGA
- the glyA gene encoding serine hydroxymethyltransferase, with the protein MTIADQSTDRLPTTFNQPLEVVDPEIAEVLRQELGRQRDYLEMIASENFVPRAILESQGSVLTNKYAEGYPGRRYYGGCEYVDVAENLAIERAKSLFGADFANVQPHSGAQANAAVLSAIATPGDTILGLELSHGGHLTHGMKLNFSGKLYNAVAYEVDPKTYLIDMEVVRQQALAHKPKVIIAGWSAYPRQLDFAAFRAIADEVGAYLWVDMAHFAGLVAAGLHPSPVPHAHVVSSTVHKTLAGPRSGVILSNHEPLFKKLNSAVFPGQQGGPLMHVIAAKATAFKLAAEPEFKDRQERTIRGAQILAARLVAPDAKAAGIDVLTGGTDVHLVLVDLRTSEVDGKQAENLLHEVGITVNRNSVPWDPRPPMVTSGVRIGTPALATRGFGDVEFTEVADIIAATLMPNPDIEALAARVKSLTEAFPLYA; encoded by the coding sequence ATGACCATTGCCGACCAGTCCACCGATCGTCTTCCCACGACGTTCAACCAGCCCCTCGAGGTCGTCGACCCCGAGATCGCCGAGGTCCTGCGCCAGGAGCTCGGTCGTCAGCGCGACTACCTCGAGATGATCGCCAGCGAGAACTTCGTTCCGCGCGCCATCCTCGAGTCGCAGGGCTCCGTGCTCACCAACAAGTACGCCGAGGGCTACCCGGGTCGCCGCTACTACGGCGGCTGCGAGTACGTCGACGTCGCCGAGAACCTCGCCATCGAGCGCGCCAAGTCGCTGTTCGGCGCCGACTTCGCGAACGTCCAGCCGCACTCGGGCGCGCAGGCCAACGCCGCCGTCCTCTCGGCGATCGCCACGCCCGGCGACACCATCCTCGGCCTCGAGCTGTCGCACGGCGGTCACCTGACCCACGGCATGAAGCTCAACTTCTCCGGCAAGCTCTACAACGCGGTCGCCTACGAGGTCGACCCGAAGACCTACCTGATCGACATGGAGGTCGTCCGCCAGCAGGCGCTCGCCCACAAGCCGAAGGTCATCATCGCCGGCTGGTCGGCCTACCCGCGCCAGCTCGACTTCGCGGCCTTCCGCGCGATCGCCGACGAGGTCGGCGCGTACCTCTGGGTCGACATGGCCCACTTCGCCGGTCTCGTGGCCGCGGGCCTCCACCCGTCGCCCGTGCCGCACGCCCACGTCGTCTCCTCGACCGTCCACAAGACCCTCGCCGGTCCGCGGTCGGGCGTCATCCTCTCCAACCACGAGCCCCTCTTCAAGAAGCTCAACTCCGCCGTCTTCCCGGGCCAGCAGGGCGGACCGCTGATGCACGTCATCGCCGCCAAGGCCACGGCGTTCAAGCTCGCGGCCGAGCCCGAGTTCAAGGACCGCCAGGAGCGCACGATCCGCGGAGCCCAGATCCTGGCCGCCCGCCTCGTCGCCCCCGACGCGAAGGCTGCGGGCATCGACGTCCTCACCGGCGGTACCGACGTGCACCTCGTCCTGGTCGACCTCCGCACGAGCGAGGTCGACGGCAAGCAGGCGGAGAACCTCCTGCACGAGGTCGGCATCACGGTCAACCGCAACTCCGTGCCGTGGGATCCCCGTCCGCCGATGGTCACCTCCGGTGTCCGCATCGGGACGCCGGCCCTCGCGACGCGCGGCTTCGGCGACGTCGAGTTCACCGAGGTGGCTGACATCATCGCCGCCACGCTCATGCCGAACCCCGACATCGAGGCCCTGGCTGCGCGCGTCAAGTCGCTCACCGAGGCTTTCCCGCTCTACGCGTG
- the clpS gene encoding ATP-dependent Clp protease adapter ClpS — protein sequence MTMDETELRRSTSSDVPWVTLVWDDPVNLMSYVAYVFRSYFGFDQKESERLMMQVHTKGKAVVATGARERMEMHVDALHGYGLQATVARADE from the coding sequence ATGACGATGGACGAGACCGAGCTCCGCCGGAGCACCTCCTCCGACGTGCCGTGGGTGACCCTGGTCTGGGACGACCCCGTCAACCTCATGTCGTACGTCGCCTACGTCTTCCGGAGCTACTTCGGCTTCGACCAGAAGGAGTCCGAGCGGCTCATGATGCAGGTCCACACGAAGGGGAAGGCGGTCGTCGCGACGGGCGCCCGCGAGCGCATGGAGATGCACGTCGACGCCCTCCACGGCTACGGTCTCCAGGCGACGGTGGCGAGGGCCGACGAGTGA